The stretch of DNA TAGAAGACGGTACGGTATTTGATTCATCCGTATCCAAAGGTCGCCCATTTCAATGTGTGATCGGTACCGGCCGCGTGATCAAAGGCTGGGATCAAGGCATTATGGGTATGAAGGTAGGCGGCAAACGCAAACTGTTTGTGCCAGCGCATCTGGCCTACGGCGAGCGCCAGATCGGCGCGCACATCAAACCCAATTCCAATTTACTGTTTGAGATTGAATTGCTTGAAGTGCTAACGCGCGATGATTGATGTATGGCCTTGTAGTAATTGCTAGATATTGTTTTCAGCAAGATACCCCATTAATTTATACCGAGATTGCCTTTGCCAACCTACCGCGACCTAATTCAATACAGCCAAATCGAACGCTTTGACGCGCAAGTTTTGCTGTTGCATGTGCTGCAAAAAAATCGGGCGTGGTTGATCGCGCATGATGATGAAACTGCGACTGATGAGCAGCACTCCACGTTTGCTGCTTTGGCTGCGCGGCGGCGTGAGGGTGAGCCGGTGGCGTATTTATTGGGTAGCCGCGAGTTTTATGGTCGCGAATTTGCTGTCAGCCCCGCTGTATTAATCCCGCGACCCGATACTGAATTGCTGGTTGAATTGGCGCTGGAGCGTGCGCCACAAAATGGCAAAGTAATTGACCTAGGTACTGGTTCTGGCTGTATCCCCATCACGCTGAAACTTGAACGCCCTGATTTATCAGTCAGTGCCCTTGACCTATCTGCGGATGCGCTCGCTGTGGCCAGCAACAATGCACAGGCTTTGGGTGCATCTGTGCGCTTTGTTGAGTCAAACTGGTTTAGTGCGGTGGCCGGTGAGGTATTTGATCTCATCGTATCCAATCCACCCTATATCCATGCTGATGATGAGCATTTAAATCAAGGCGATTTACGCTTTGAGCCCACTGGTGCACTGACCGATGGCCACGATGGGCTGCACCATTTGCGTACGATTATCGCCGCCGCTCCAAGCTATTTGCAGCCAGGCGGGTGGCTATTGCTCGAGCATGGCTGGGATCAGGGGGCGGCCTGCCGTGAGTTGCTCTTACAGGCCGGGTTTAGTGATGTGCAAACCTGGCAAGATTTGGGGCAAAACGATCGGGTGAGTGGCGGGCGGTGCGGATAATATTGACGCGTTAATGCTGGGTAATATCAAAGCCTTGTTGGGCAAGCCAGAGTTTTGCTGCTTGAATATTTTCGCTGCGCTGATACGTAACCAAACGACTTGCGCGCTCGGCTAATGATTGGACCAGTAAGGCATGAAAGTGTGATGGCAAGATATCCGTCACGGCGCACATACCGTGCGCGACTGCATCTTCAAAAAATACCCACCATGCATCGAGCACTTCTGGGTGCCGCCTTCCCAGTGGCTGGCGTCGGTGAGCATGGCCCAGCGCTGCTCTGGCCTAGCTTGCCAGTTTGCGGCCACCGTTTGATGTAGTGCATGCACGGCTTGCACGTTCCAACTGCCGGTGTAGGTAACAACCAATACATTGTGCTGCCATTTGTATTGAAATTCGCCGTGCTGTACGCAATGAATCATTTTCGCCCCCGATTTCTATCTTTGTATATGATTTTAGCGCCGTTTTCCTGATCTTGAAGCCCGCAATTTTGCTTGCCGCAACCGCTGCCGCCGCTTTACAATACCCGAGTAAATCATTCAAGCTTTGCGAGCCATTACCATGAGTATTCAAGACACTATCCGCCAACAAGTGACCGAAAATCCGGTGATTTTGTACATGAAAGGCACCCCTACTTTCCCACAATGTGGTTTCTCTGCGGGCGCGGTGCAAGTGCTGAAAAACCTGGGCGTAAATTTCGCCGCGGTAAATGTGCTGGCTGACCCAGAAATTCGTCAAGGTATTAAAGAATTCGCCAACTGGCCAACGATTCCTCAGCTCTACATCAAGGGCGAGTTCGTCGGTGGCAGCGACATTATGAAAGAGCTGTATGCCAGCGGTGAGTTGGCTGAAATGGTTGCCGATCTGAAAGCTGAATAATTTGTTTTCAGCGCCCCAATAAAAAAACGCCGCAAGCTCAAGCTAGCGGTGTTTTTTATTGGGCATAGTTTACTGATTTTTTTGGGGGCTGAAACTGACCCGTGGTTAACATTAAACCATCTATACAATTTAAAAACTGTCCAGCACGCGTAGTGTGCGATGTTTGAGCGATTTGTTATGACGACACTGGCCAGATGATAGTTTCACTATCTAATTTAAAAAGATAACTACATTGTAATTCTGTTAATTCCTTAAAATCAAACCAGAACATTATTCCCAATCCGTTATGAAGCAGACATTCATGCTCCGGAAGTTCTTCCGAGGACCAGTCTTCATACCTTGCTATTTCGTTCGTTTCTTGAACGATAAGCTTTGAAACAGCCCTGATTTTTTTTCCAAATATTTTCTTGCTAAATAAAGTATGCTCGCCGCCCATTACTGTGATGGTGCCAAGACGATTTTGATCATCTTTTTTAAACGTAAATGTAAGGTTTTCGGGGGTATACCAAAGCTCCCTATACCAATTTCCCATGCCTTCTACATATTCACTTTCATCAACACGATCAGGTTTACCAAGTAAGTCGATAACTTCATGTTCATACATGCCGTATTTTATTTTACCAATACCAATTCCCGGAATTATGTTCATGGTGCCCTCGTCATTACTATTAAGTATGCTTACCCATTGAGGGCTAATCTTAATCGGATATAAGCTAACCCATCTACCGATGTCATTAGCGTTAGCTATAAGAAGAGCAGTTGACGCTAAGATAGGGCATGAAAAACACAGTGTTACTTCCGCTCTTGGCCGTCTGCGGCTAGTCACCGAGTTTAGTTGAGTCATCTCTGCTTGGCATCAATGCCGTTTTGCTGGTGGTGAATTTGCTGGTGCCGCAGCCGCCCCCCGCCTTTGAGCAATCGCCAGCCCCTTCGCCAGCATAAACCCGTAAAATAGCGTTTTGCTTCGCAATCCTCACTGCTGGTTTTGTCATGTCGATTATTTTGTCTACGCTGAACGCCCGTTACACGCATGCCTCGCTGGGGCTGCGTTATTTGCAGGCCAATATGGGTGATTTGCAGCCGCAGACTGAAATCATGGAGTTCGTCATCGGCGGCAAAACGACCGAGTTTGCCGAGCGTCTGTTGGCGAAAAAGCCCAAAATCATTGGCTTTGGCGTCTACATCTGGAATGTCGAGGAAACCGCACGTCTTGTGGCCTTGCTCAAACGCGTTGCGCCTGAAGTCAAAATTATCCTCGGTGGACCAGAAGTTTCGTACGAGACTGCCGAGCAGGCGATTGTCAAAGAAGCCGATTTCGTAATCACCGGCTGGGGCGAGGTGACGCTGCCCGATCTGTGCCGGCAGATTTTGAACGGCCCGCAGCCACTGATGAAAATCCACGTCGGTGTGCAGGCCAAGCTCGATGATTTGCAGCTGCCGTATCAGCTCTATACCGACGATGATATTAAAAACCGCACGCTGTACGTCGAAGCCTCGCGCGGCTGTCCGTTTAAGTGCGAATTCTGTCTGTCAGCGCTGGATAAAACCGCGTGGCCGTTCGAGTTGGAACGTTTTCTGGCTGAAATGGAAACGCTGTATCAGCGCGGTGCGCGCTTGTTTAAGTTTGTCGATCGTACCTTTAATTTGAATATCAAGACCAGTTTGCGGATTATGCAGTTTTTTCTCGACAAGATCGCCGCACATCCTGACGACCCGGTGTTTGCGCATTTTGAAGTGGTGCCCGATCATTTGCCCGAGGCGCTGCGCGAAAGCATTTTGAAATTCCCGCCCGGCGCGTTGCAGTTTGAAATCGGCATCCAGAGTTTTAACCCCGAGGTGCAAACGCTAGTCAGCCGCAAGCAGAATAACGACAAAGCCGCCGATAATATCCGCTGGCTGGTTGAGCACAGCCACGCGCATATGCATGTGGATTTGATTGCCGGTTTGCCGGGTGAAACGGTCGAGAGCTTTGGCGCAGGCTTTGATCATTTGTATGCCTTGCGCCCGCATGAGATTCAATTCGGCATTTTGAAACGGCTGCGCGGCACGCCCATTATTCGCCATACCGACGAATTTGCAATGAAGTACGACCCATTCCCGCCGTATACGATTTTGGCTAATCGCGATATCGACTTCACGACGATGCAGCGGCTGGTGCGTTTTGCGCGCTATTGGGACTTGGTGGCGAATTCGGGGCGGTTTGCTCATACGCTGCCGGTGATGTTGGGCGATGCGCCGTTTGCGCGCTTTATGGCTTTTTCGGATTGGATTTACGCTCACACCGACGCGACACACCGTATTGCGCTGGACCGCTTGGCTAGGCTAGTTTGCCAGTGGTTACAGGGGCAGGGTATGGGGGCGGATGAGGCCGAGGCGCTGATTAATAGCGATTACGCCGGCAAGCAGCCCAAAGTGGCCGACAAAAAAACCAGCGCGCCGCAGCGCCAGCAGATGCATCTCAATTAATGCAGTAGTTGGCAATGCTGGGGTTTTACTTTGGTTAAAGTTTCAGTTGTTTTCGCTTAGTAGCCTCAAGTATTTCTTCGAGCAAGCGCTTGCTGTCTCGCTGAGCTTCTTCGTTTTGCCGCGCTCTTTCGGCGGGGTCCATTTGCTCCGCCTCAATACCCGCTTTGCAAACGTTGTAGCTGCTTTCTGCGCCATCTTTACTGCTCCAGCTGCCGAGCTGAAGTTGCGAGCCTAATTGCTTAAGTAAAAGCCCCGCTTGCGGATAGTCTTGCGCTAAGCAGGCAAAATAAGCAAAGGCAGACATATTCCAGCTATCGGGATAGCGTTTCACCAGATCGGCAAACGCTGGCTTCATGATTTTCCATTCGGCTTTACTCAGTTTGAATAGCTCACCGTGGGTTTGTGCCTGATCCAGATACCAATAAGTCCGTGCATACAGGCTTAAACCATCTTTGTTTTTCGGGTTTTTCACCGCCGCTTGAATGAACTCATCGATTGCTTCGTAGCTGCCACCCCATTTGGGCGTTAGGCTAAAAATCGTCTCAAAATAAATCGGGTAATAGCCGGGATGCCGAGCAATTCCTTCGCTAATCATTTGATTACGCATTTGCTCGCCACCATCATTGGCCAAGCGACTAACCGCAATGAATTGGCTATACCACGTTGGGTCACGCTTGCCTTGTTCACCAGCAGCTTCTAGTTCTTTTCTTGCCCGGTTGGCCAATTGCTTGATCGCAGGCCACTTAGCTTCTGTAACAGTGTTGGCCATGCCATTCCCGCGCAATTGCCAGGCTTGAGTGTTGTACATAGTGGAGGCGTAGAGCATCGCCGCGGTGGATTTGGGGTAGGCTTTACGCCATTCAGTGACAAAATCCGCTTGGTTTTGCCAATAGCCGGGGTCGGGGCTGTAATAAAGCAGGCTATCGATCCCGCCAGCGACCACCGAGAGTTTCCAAATGCCGCTGGGGGTGCGCTCTTTGGGTGAAAGCAGCGGGGTATAAAATTTTTCCAAGCCGGCAAAGTCTTTTTTGCTGATCAAATAGCGAAGTTCATTTTCAACTAAAGCTCTGGTTTCGGATTCCGTTTGTACGCTGGCATGGCCGTATGCGCTAAACAGCAGGAGTAAAACCAGGGTGCGGCAGTGAGTCGTAAAGGACATGGCCTGTAAATCCATAGACGTTTCCTTTATTTTAACTGACTTTTTGCTGTCTTTTGTATTCGGTTTGAAATGTTGGGTTGATGCCATAAAAAAGCCTGATGCGGCGCAAGGCCGCTCAGGCTGGTTTTTAAATACGGCTAATTAACTTGCTTATTGCAGATCGAATCGATCTAGCTCCATGACTTTGACCCAAGCCGCCACGAAATCGTGCACGAATTTTTCCTGCGCGTCGGCGGCGGCATAGACTTCGGCGAGGGCGCGTAGCTGCGAATTTGAGCCAAACACCAGATCAACCACAGTGCCAGTCCATTTCAGCGCGCCGGTGCGGCGATCTTTGCCTTCCAGTACGCAGGTGGTGGCGCTTGGTTGCCATTGGGTGCGCATATCGAGCAGGTTAACAAAGAAATCCGTGCTCAATACACCGGGGCGCGCGGTGAATACACCATGTTGGCTGCCACCGGTGTTGGCGCTCAGCACTCGCATACCGCCTACCAATACCGTCATCTCCGGCGCGCTGAGCGTGAGCAATTGCGCTTTATCTATCAGCAATTCGGCGGCGACGTTTTCTAGCCCTGGCTGGGTGAAATTACGGAATCCATCGGCGCGAGGTTCTAGCACCGCAAAAGACTCCACATCAGTCTGCTCGGCGCTAGCGTCGGTCCGGCCCGGGGTGAATGGTATGCTGATGGTGATGCCTGCTTTGGCTGCGGCAGCTTCTACGGCAGCTGAGCCTGCCAGCACGATTAAATCGGCCAGCGAGATCTGCTTGCCACTGCTTTGCGCGGCGTTAAAGCGGCTGCGGATGTCTTCCAGCAGTGCCAACACTTGCGCCAGCTCTGGCGGGTTATTCACGGCCCAGTCTTTTTGCGGGGCGAGGCGAATCCGTGCGCCGTTCGCGCCACCACGCTTATCGCTGCCGCGGAAGGTAGCGGCGGCAGCCCATGCGGTGTTCACCAGTTGGCTGATGCTCAGGCCGCTGGCCAGCACTTGGGCTTTCAGCGCGGCAATATCGGCGGCATCGACCAGTGGATGGCTCACGGCGGGCACAGGGTCTTGCCAGATCAGCTCTTCTTGCGGTACCAGTTTACCCAGGTAACGGCTGCGCGGGCCCAGATCGCGGTGAGTGAGTTTGAACCACGCGCGGGCAAAAGCATCGGCAAAGGCGGCTGGGTCTTGGTGGAAACGGCGCGAGATTTTTTCGTAGGCCGGATCAAAGCGCAGCGACAAATCTGCCGTGGTCATCATCGGTGGATGCTTGATGCTTGGATCATGCGCGTCGGGGATCAGATGTTCCGGTTTACAGTTTTTCGGCGTCCATTGATGCGCGCCGGCGGGGCTCTTGGTCAGCTCCCACTCGTAACCAAACAGCATGTCAAAGTAGCCGTTATCCCAGGTGGTTGGGTTCGGTTTCCACGCGCCTTCAATGCCACTGGTCGTGGTATGAATACCTTTGCCGCTGCCCAGCTGATTAATCCAGCCCAAGCCTTGTGCTTCCAGCGGTGCAGCTTCGGGCTCAGGGCCCACTAGTTTCGGGTCACCCGCGCCGTGGGCTTTACCAAAGGTGTGGCCACCGGCCACCAGTGCCACGGTTTCTTCATCATTCATCGCCATGCGGCCAAAGGTTTCGCGCACATCGCGGCCCGAGGCCACGGGGTCGGGCTTGCCATCTGGGCCTTCAGGGTTCACATAAATCAGGCCCATCTGCACCGCGGCGAGCGGGTTTTCGAGTTGGCGCTCGCCCGAGTAGCGGCTATTGGGCTGATCGCTGGTGGCAAGCCAGGCTTTTTCCATCCCCAATAAATATCTTCTTCCGGCGCCCAGATATCGGCGCGGCCACCGGCAAAGCCAAAGGTTTTAAAGCCCATTGATTCCAGCGCCACATTCCCGGCCAAGATCATCAGATCGGCCCATGATAATTTGCGCCCGTATTTTTGTTTGATTGGCCACAGCAGGCGGCGGGCTTTATCCAGATTGCCGTTATCCGGCCAGCTATTGAGTGGCGCAAAGCGCTGGTTGCCGGTGCCGGCGCCGCCGCGGCCATCATGAATGCGATAAGTGCCGGCTGAGTGCCAGGCCATGCGGATCATCAGCCCGCCATAGTGGCCCCAATCGGCGGGCCACCAATCTTGCGAATCAGTCATCAGGGCTTTCAGGTCGGCCACGACGGCATCCAGATCCAGGGTTTTAAATTCGGTCGCGTAGTCAAAATCAGCACCCATTGGGTCGGATTTGCTCGAATGCTGATGCAAGATAGCGAGATTAAGTTGATTGGGCCACCAATCGGTATTCGATGGGCTACCGTTTTGCGTGCGTTTGTTAGCTGCGCCCGCGAATGGGCATTTTGCTTCGTTAGACATGGCGATTCCTCATTCGGTGATTAACGGTGGGATGGCTTTACATTAGGTCGAACTAATCATTGCGGCAAATTGCATTTACTAATTGTGCTGATAGCCAAAAAATTAAGTACCTAATTTTTATGATTTTTTTATGGCGCATGATGCTTTTCGATCCAGAGTGTTTCGATTGCGGTGCCAAAAATGGGTTGCTCAAATCACGTACATGCCCTACTTTGTCTGGCTGTAATTTTTGTTCTGCCATCATGCCTTTTAGCCTGAAATCACCCACTCATTTTGAATTAATCATCAAAAAGAGCCGCTTTATCGCCTGTGTGCAGCCGATGAGCGATCGTGCGGCCGCCCAGCAAATAGTGAATCAGCTTAAAGCGGAACACCCGACGGCTGCGCATGTCTGTTGGGCGCTGCTAGCGGGCGGTCAGTCGGCCGCCGTTGATGATGGCGAACCTTCTGGTACTGCCGGTCGGCCCATGCTGGATGTGCTGCGGCATCAGGATCTGGAAGGGGTACTCGCTACGGTGGTGCGCTATTTTGGTGGTGTGAAGCTGGGGGCCGGCGGTCTGGTCAGGGCATATACCGATTCGGTCGCGCAGGCGCTGCTGCTGGCAGAAAAAATCCCATTGCTAAAGATGAGTAGCTTGCGCTGTTGTGTACCGTATGCCTTGGAGGGTCATGTCCGGCGGGCTCTGGCGAGCTATACTGCGCAATACATCGAGGTGACGCATGCCAGTCAGGTGCTGTTTAACTTTGCGGTCACCGCAGATGTCGCCGATGCGCTGATCGTGCAGCTTAATGAAGCTTGTCATGGGCAAATTGGCTGGTTAGCCGCGGAATAAGCTCCCTCTCTGGGCATGGCTGCACAGCAGAGAGGGCATTGTTGGCTGGCTTATTTGCTAGGGCGGCCAGTTTTGATTTTTTCCAGCCCGCCGAGCAAGGCCAGTAGCTGTGCATCATTCATCGCCGCCAGCGCGGTAAGACCTGCACGGATCAATTCACTTTTTTTCACCTCAACGCCTGCGGCGACCACACGCTGCTTGGTGGCCGCAATGAGTGCGTAATCGGCTGCCGGAAAGGTGAAACTGTCGCGAATCAGCTTGGTTTTTTTACTACTCTTTTTGCTGGTTTTTTCAACTTTTTCGACTTTTTCGGCTTTTTTAACTGGTTTTTCGCTGCTGTTGATTGCAGTTTCCTGTGCGGGTGCTGGTGCTGTTTTTACTACGCTCGCCGCTTTTGCGGCAACAGTTGGGGCTTGGGGGCTGGCCGCGGGCTTAGCGGTGCTACTGGTGGTACGGCGGCTGCGCGCAGGAGCTTTGCTTGGGGCGGCGGCTGCAGTATTAGTTGCAGGTTTGCGATTTGCTGCCGCTTGGGTACTACTGGTGCGTTTAGCGGCAGCAGGCTTGGTGGTCGCAGTTTCGTTAGTGTTTGCTGGGGCAGAGGCTGGAAGCGTAGATTTGCTTGGCATGAAAGTTCCTTATTGAAAAACTGTTTATATTGTTTCTGCTGCCATTCTGCGCCTATTTAACCGCTTGCTGTGTTGCGGTTTTATGACATCCTCATTCAGTTTGAGCCAAGCTGTGATTGAGGGCGTTGCGTGCCAGATAAATCGTTTCTGACGCACTTAAGCCTAGACCGGCTGGATGCGTGCTAAGCCAATGATCTGCCGCTTGGCCGTGCAGAAATACTCCTACGCGAGCGGCGCTAGCCAGCTCTAAACCTTGGGCGCACAAGCTCATAATTATGCCCGCTAGCGTATCGCCTTGCCCTGCACTGCTGAGCGCTGCATTGCCCGAACAATTGCGACTTAATTGCCCATCGGTGCTCATTACCAGCGTGCCATGGCCTTTGAGTGCAATGTGACATTGATAGCGTTCAGCCAGTGCATGGGCCGCTGCGGGCCTGTCCTGCTGAACTGCGGCGGTGCTGGTGCCCAGTAAACGTGCGGCTTCACTAGGATGTGGCGTGAGCAGCGTGGGGCTTGGGCGCTGACGCAGCTGTTGCTGTAATTGTGGGTGCGCAGCAATAAGATTTAAGGCATCGGCATCAAGCAATAATGGCAACTCGCTGGCTAAACAGTGGCCAAGTATCTGCAAAGCTTGCGCCGAAGTTCCCATGCCCATTCCTGCAAGAAGGTGGGTGGCTTGTAATGGGCTAAATATCTGCTCGGCCTTGCATAGCATTAGCTCAGGATATTGAAAATCAACGCTAATACGGGCATCCAGCAAGCCAACCCAAACTTTACCCGCCCCTAGTAATAACGCAGTACGCGCAGCCAGCAAGGCCGCCCCCGTCATACCCCCGGCTCCGCCCAGCACGGCGACCGAGCCAAACATACCCTTGTGAGTATCTGCTTTGCGGCGTAATTGTTGTGCCGCCTTAGGAAGTTGTTCGATTTCCTGCATCATGCTGTGGCCTCGTGGGGTGAGGGTTGGAAGCTGCTATTGTGCCGCGCGGTTCGCTAGCTCAAGCGGGCTGTACCGTTGGTCAAATTAGGTACTTTTAACAAATATATGATTTGACAGTAATTTTTATCTGTCGTACAGTCGCGGCACTAATTTGATTGAGCACATAAAAACCACGGTGCGTTAACCCAAGACCGTGATGTGTTGCTAACAGCAGTTCCCTCCAGCAAGCCACCTCAGCTTATCTGTAATGAATCTGCCGCAATGATGTTCGATAACAACATCATTTGATTCCCACTTGGATCGCAGTCCAAGTTTAGTTCCTTAGTGAACCCGGTGCTCTTCTATTGGTGCTTTTCCATCCAGCGTGGGATGGTGTGTAGGCGCGTAGTTTCATCCAATTGATTATAAAATCTAGAAAAACAAAGCGCCCTGTTAAGGGAGCAGCCATCATGGCCTCAACAACTTTTGACTTTAATATCGAAGCTCGTCCATCTACTCGCACTAGCGAGATGGAAGGCTGGTTTCAAATCGTAATCTGCCGTGGCGACCAGCGTAAGCCAGTCACCGACTGGCAACCTGCGCCACAAGCGCGTGATATGGCATTGCATCGCGTACTGCAAACGACCGCCAAAGTCGCCAGCCAGCAGATCGCTCAGCAATACCATTAATATTCAGCCGCTCATCGAGCAATCTGAATGCCAAAAAGCCACCGGAAGGTGGCTTTTTGTTGTTTCGCCATTTGTAGGGTGCGAAACGCGTAGCGTTGCGCACCTGCATGACTAAATTTTCATTCATTTTTAAATTCAGTTCTTAATTGCATCAAAAGAACACCAAGGCGATTTTTACCTTTACCATTCTGACCTATACCCCAGTAAGAATCATATGGGGAATTTTCGATTAATATTTTCTTTCCAGTACTTAGTAATAATTCCTTGAGTTCTGGGTTTGAAAATTTTTCTCTTAACCCAGTTAGCATGATTTCTTCTTTTACACTCTCCCAGTCTCGCCTAATCGGGGTTTCTCGAGATTGCCCTAGATCTTTGGCTTGCTTTGGTGATCCGCAGCGTAAGATTCTATCAAATTGAGGTGTTCCAATAAATTTCATGGCTTGAAAATAATGCTCCATTGTTCGCCATTTATTTCCATTCAACTCAAAACCAACCCCTGAGAAATTTGATAACTGATAGTATTTATCATCTCTGCCAAAAAAATAAATCTCTTTCGCCATATTTCGTTGAGCCCAATCATTCAAATTTGAAGCAACAAGTAGGTGTAGTTGCCGTAGGCACTACGCCGCACGATGTGCCTCACCTTCGGCGTATTGCCGCTCCGCGTCAAATACGCCCTACGTGATTGCTGATGATCAGCACGACACACTCGCAAAGCTCTGCGTGTGTGGGTCAATGTAGTCAGCGGCGGCGGTTTTGCTGTTGAAGGCGACGGGGCCGGTTTGGCCTGCTTCATAGATGATGCCGAGCAAATCAGCATCGTCGGTGAATGCCATTTTTTTGCCGAGTAAAATGAGCCAATCGCCACCCAGATTCAAAATGCGCGCATGCGCTTTGGGGTCGAGTTCGCGTGCTTGGGCGATGGTGTAGAGGTTAACACCGTTAAATTGAATACTCATTGGGGTATGGGCTGTTAAGTTAATGATTAGAATAGCGAGGTAAATATACCCCAAGTTATTTGGCTAACGAATGAGTAGTGCGGCCGCGGGCTGCTCTTCATACCAGCCCCAATTGCGTGCCGCAGTGAGTGCAACATCGCGGATTTGCTGGTAAACCAGATACGGCTCGATATTAAAGAGCAAAGCGCATTCATGCACATCCTGCCAGAAGTAGGGATTATCCCAGCCTTTTTCTAAGTGGCGTGCAATCGAGGCTGCAAGGTGCACAATTTTCACCCGTGGCTCATCGGCGTAGTGATCATCAATCAGATGCAACAAGGTGCGTGGCAAGTGCCATTTTTCGACTAGGCCTTGCTGGATATGATTGATTTTACAGCCCAGAATTTTGATCTGAACATCTTGGCTGCGCATGCTGGGGTTGGAGCGTAAGGTTTCCTGAATCATCATCATCTGACGTGGGGAAGCCAGCCAGAGCAAGATTTCAGCAGTGTCGTGTAACAGCGCGGCGGTGATCACTTCCTTGGGCTCGATATCACGGCGGTAATTGCTGAACATTTCAGCGATTAGCGAGGCGAGATAAGATCGAGCGCAGGTGCGGTGCGCGCCGTAAATCATGATCTTTTGCGCGTCCGATTGGGTTTCCAGACAAGGCAAGCTGCCGAATAGTCGGAAAAAGCCGACCACCCCAATCATTAGCAATACGCGATCAATGGTGGTGACGTCGGTGGTTTGCCGAGTATGGCGATGTTCTTCTTGGTAGCGCAGGATATTCAGGGTAAGTAAGGGGTCATGTCGAATCAAACCTGTGATTTCATGCAAACCAATTTCGTCGATGCGCGCATGAAAGCCCCGCATTTCAACATGCGTGTGCGCCAAAATCGGCGTAGCTTGCTCGGCAAAATAATTGATCCACTGCTGAAGGTCGGTGAATGGTTTACTTAACATGATCGCCCTATATGGTCGAATTCTTCTTCCCAGCTTAGCTTAAATTAAAGCCTAGCGAAGCCAATTTGCCCGGGCTGTTGTTTTTGTAAACATTCCGCTAGTCAGTGTGCCAGCGCTGGCGCCAGTTGGCATTTTATTCCGGCGTAATATTTGTTTTGGCATGGTTAAAAGCCTGAACTTCTGCGCTGTAATTTGGCTCTACTCAATAGTGAGTTTGGTATGGCGGAAGGAAGGGTAATGGCAATTAATAAACTAATTTTAGAAGGTGCGACCGTATTGCAAGCCGGCGTGGGGGTTTTGTCCTTACTGGCCTATATTCCGCAATGGAAAACCCTGTATCGCAATAAATCGAGTGCCAATATTGCCTTGAGCTCTTGGGCGATTTGGACCGCGTCATCGGTGATTGCCAGCTTGTATGCATTGGTGCAGGTGTTGGAGAATGGGCGCGGTTGGGCCTTGGTTTTTTCGGCTAGCTCCAACCTGCTGTTTGTTTTGATTACGCTGGCGCTCATAGCAAAATACCGGCAGCG from Chitinibacter fontanus encodes:
- a CDS encoding IMPACT family protein, producing MPFSLKSPTHFELIIKKSRFIACVQPMSDRAAAQQIVNQLKAEHPTAAHVCWALLAGGQSAAVDDGEPSGTAGRPMLDVLRHQDLEGVLATVVRYFGGVKLGAGGLVRAYTDSVAQALLLAEKIPLLKMSSLRCCVPYALEGHVRRALASYTAQYIEVTHASQVLFNFAVTADVADALIVQLNEACHGQIGWLAAE
- a CDS encoding NAD(P)H-hydrate dehydratase yields the protein MMQEIEQLPKAAQQLRRKADTHKGMFGSVAVLGGAGGMTGAALLAARTALLLGAGKVWVGLLDARISVDFQYPELMLCKAEQIFSPLQATHLLAGMGMGTSAQALQILGHCLASELPLLLDADALNLIAAHPQLQQQLRQRPSPTLLTPHPSEAARLLGTSTAAVQQDRPAAAHALAERYQCHIALKGHGTLVMSTDGQLSRNCSGNAALSSAGQGDTLAGIIMSLCAQGLELASAARVGVFLHGQAADHWLSTHPAGLGLSASETIYLARNALNHSLAQTE
- a CDS encoding NADAR family protein, producing MAKEIYFFGRDDKYYQLSNFSGVGFELNGNKWRTMEHYFQAMKFIGTPQFDRILRCGSPKQAKDLGQSRETPIRRDWESVKEEIMLTGLREKFSNPELKELLLSTGKKILIENSPYDSYWGIGQNGKGKNRLGVLLMQLRTEFKNE
- a CDS encoding HDOD domain-containing protein, giving the protein MLSKPFTDLQQWINYFAEQATPILAHTHVEMRGFHARIDEIGLHEITGLIRHDPLLTLNILRYQEEHRHTRQTTDVTTIDRVLLMIGVVGFFRLFGSLPCLETQSDAQKIMIYGAHRTCARSYLASLIAEMFSNYRRDIEPKEVITAALLHDTAEILLWLASPRQMMMIQETLRSNPSMRSQDVQIKILGCKINHIQQGLVEKWHLPRTLLHLIDDHYADEPRVKIVHLAASIARHLEKGWDNPYFWQDVHECALLFNIEPYLVYQQIRDVALTAARNWGWYEEQPAAALLIR
- a CDS encoding PQ-loop domain-containing transporter; the encoded protein is MAINKLILEGATVLQAGVGVLSLLAYIPQWKTLYRNKSSANIALSSWAIWTASSVIASLYALVQVLENGRGWALVFSASSNLLFVLITLALIAKYRQRSTHEITLLNA